One Gadus morhua chromosome 23, gadMor3.0, whole genome shotgun sequence DNA segment encodes these proteins:
- the LOC115537591 gene encoding tubulin alpha chain, testis-specific: MRECISIHVGQAGVQIGNACWELYCLEHGIQPDGKMLGDIPIGKVDDSFNTFFSETGAGKHVPRAVFVDLEPTVVDEVRTGTYRQLFHPEQLLTGKEDAANNYARGHYTIGKEIVDCVLDRVRKLSDQCTGLQGFLIFHSFGGGTGSGFASLLMERLSVDYGKKSKLEFAVYPAPQVSTAVVEPYNSILTTHTTLEHSDCAFMVDNEAIYDICRRNLDIERPTYTNLNRLMGQIVSSITASLRFDGALNVDLTEFQTNLVPYPRIHFPLVTYAPVISAEKAYHEQLSVAEITNACFEPANQMVKCDPRNGKYMACCMLYRGDVVPKDVNQAIATIKTKRTIQFVDWCPTGFKVGINYQPPTAVPGGDLAKVQRAVCMLSNTTAIAEAWARLDHKFDMMYAKRAFVHWYVGEGMEEGEFSEAREDLAALEKDYEEVGLDSTEGDEEEGDEY; this comes from the exons ATG CGGGAGTGCATCTCCATCCACGTGGGCCAGGCCGGAGTGCAGATCGGCAACGCCTGCTGGGAGCTGTACTGCCTGGAGCACGGCATCCAGCCGGACGGAAAGATGCTCGGCGATATACCCATCGGGAAGGTGGACGACTCCTTCAACACCTTTTTCAGTGAGACCGGGGCTGGGAAGCACGTCCCCCGGGCTGTGTTCGTAGACCTCGAGCCCACTGTCGTAG ATGAGGTCCGCACAGGGACTTATCGCCAGCTGTTCCACCCAGAGCAGTTGCTCACTGGCAAGGAGGATGCTGCCAACAACTACGCTCGTGGCCACTACACCATCGGCAAAGAGATAGTAGACTGTGTGCTGGACAGAGTCCGAAAGCTG TCGGACCAGTGCACTGGTCTGCAAGGCTTCCTCATCTTCCATAGTTTTGGCGGGGGCACCGGCTCTGGGTTTGCCTCCCTGCTCATGGAAAGACTCTCTGTGGACTACGGCAAGAAATCCAAACTGGAATTTGCAGTCTATCCTGCACCTCAG GTGTCCACGGCAGTAGTGGAGCCCTACAACTCTATCCTGACCACCCACACCACACTGGAGCACTCGGACTGTGCCTTCATGGTGGACAACGAGGCCATCTATGACATCTGCCGCCGGAACCTGGACATCGAGCGCCCCACCTACACCAACCTCAACCGCCTGATGGGCCAGATCGTCTCCTCCATCACCGCCTCGCTGCGCTTCGACGGCGCCCTCAACGTGGACCTGACGGAGTTCCAGACCAACCTGGTGCCCTACCCCCGAATCCACTTCCCGCTGGTCACCTACGCCCCGGTCATCTCTGCCGAGAAGGCCTACCACGAGCAGCTCTCCGTGGCGGAGATCACCAATGCCTGCTTCGAGCCGGCCAACCAGATGGTGAAGTGCGACCCTCGCAACGGGAAGTACATGGCCTGCTGCATGCTGTACCGCGGAGACGTGGTGCCAAAGGACGTGAACCAGGCCATCGCCACCATCAAAACCAAGAGAACCATTCAGTTTGTCGACTGGTGCCCCACTGGCTTCAAG GTTGGGATCAACTACCAGCCCCCCACAGCGGTGCCAGGGGGGGACCTGGCCAAGGTCCAGAGGGCCGTGTGCATGCTGAGCAACACCACAGCCATCGCTGAGGCCTGGGCACGACTTGACCACAAGTTTGACATGATGTATGCCAAGCGGGCGTTTGTTCACTGGTATGTGGGGGAGggaatggaggagggggagttctCTGAGGCCCGTGAGGACCTTGCTGCACTGGAGAAAGACTACGAGGAGGTGGGGTTGGACTCTACtgagggagatgaagaggaaggagacGAGTATTAA
- the LOC115537143 gene encoding sialic acid-binding Ig-like lectin 14 — translation MNLPSAASGFLAFLLLIPVLQGKTDWKVTYTSSHICVPKGSTVNINCNYEYPAIKSKSQSSSLLMESLWFTKIDRNYPVDIGNETDYEGRVEYSCGENQCNASVCSGACTLGIRDLKPSDSAEYKFWITTAQTDWGYTGSPGVTLTVTDLQVEVVVLDRDKPTRLDLECHSICDITTTSYKWFRNGENAGTARTKGTGRYYSGRFKDDRAILNSEDSYACAVKGFERFPSPSVYAPRTPSVTVSPSGEIEEGSSVTLSCSSDANPAAEYTWFKEHEDSVEESGKHYTITNIKTELGGKYYCRAHNAIGHHNSTWSSVNVTEASSSIQYSTQRAFTVRNYVVSSAAILLLVCLWVGLRASRRASCLGEAAATFDEEESLPVPVYGNISALTNSSAPSAEREPIELQDL, via the exons ATGAATCTTCCATCAGCAGCTAGTGGATTTCTAGCTTTCCTTCTGTTAATACCAG TGCTACAGGGTAAAACTGACTGGAAGGTTACTTACACATCGAGTCATATCtgcgttccaaaaggatcaacGGTTAATATCAACTGCAACTATGAATACCCTGCCATCAAATCTAAATCACAGAGCTCTTCCCTACTCATGGAATCACTGTGGTTTACCAAGATAGACAGAAATTATCCGGTTGATATAGGAAACGAAACCGACTATGAAGGTCGGGTGGAATACAGCTGTGGAGAAAACCAATGTAACGCGTCAGTGTGCTCTGGAGCGTGTACCCTGGGAATCAGAGACCTGAAACCGAGTGATTCTGCTGAGTACAAGTTCTGGATAACGACAGCACAAACAGATTGGGGATATACTGGCAGCCCTGGAGTGACCTTAACTGTGACAG ATCTGCAGGTGGAAGTGGTCGTTCTTGACAGGGACAAGCCTACCCGGCTAGACCTGGAATGCCACAGTATTTGTGATATCACTACCACCTCCTACAAGTGGTTCAGGAATGGAGAGAATGCAGGAACAGCACGCACAAAAGGAACAGGAAGGTACTACAGTGGACGATTCAAGGACGACAGGGCCATTCTTAACTCTGAAGACAGCTATGCATGTGCTGTTAAAGGATTTGAACGATTCCCCTCTCCTTCAGTGT ACGCTCCAaggaccccctcagtgaccgtgagtccctctggtgaaatagaggagggcagttcagtgactctgagctgcagcagtgatgccaacccagcagctgagtacacctggttcaaggaaCATGAAGACTCAGTGGAGGAATCAGGAAAGCACTACACCATCACTAATATCAAAACTGAGCTTGGAGGAAAGTATTACTGCCGAGCACATAATGCAATCGGACATCATAACTCCACCTGGTCGTCCGTTAATGTGACAG AAGCATCCTCCTCGATACAATACTCAACGCAACGGGCATTCACTGTGAGAAACTATGTTGTTTCATCGGCCGCCATACTCCTCCTCGTCTGCCTCTGGGTggg ATTGAGGGCCTCCAGGAGAGCATCTTGTCTGGGGGAGGCAGCAGCAACGTTTGACGAGGAAGAG tcccttcctgttcctgtgtaTGGAAACATCTCAGCTCTGACCAACAGCTCCGCCCCTTCAGCAGAGAGAGAACCAATAGAGCTGCAGGACTTGTAG